Below is a genomic region from Drosophila albomicans strain 15112-1751.03 chromosome 2R, ASM965048v2, whole genome shotgun sequence.
TAAGGAAAATAATATGTGGCGGTTTACGAAACTTTATGTGCCTAACAagcatttaaaagaaattattgattttcgttttaaaaacgaaaacaaaaaaattggtgcTCCCGTTTTCACTTTCATAACATTCTTTCGATTTGCAAAACGAGTAAGTTTCTTTTGCAGAAATGAAAAGTATATGCCTTTCCTTACATTCAATCAGATCTTATTtgtaacaagaaaaaaataacatatcaATTTATCATTTCACCTTAAATTTCGTTTTGGTGAGCTACAGACAAATTCGACACAATGGGTTATCGCCTAAGCTGCCATCCTTTTGGTGGAATAAAAAACGAAGTTAAAAATGCTTGTATAATCGCGGCATTAATGGTAAAAATggcattaaatttgataaagttgggtaaaatatgttttttttttaaattaatcaatttaaaaattaataaattacttgAATGTCAAAATCGCATGAAAAAGTTGTTCAAAACACCGTAATATAATCAGTTAAAAATGTGTCATCCCCTTTTTTTGTGGGAAATATGTGTTTGCcgttttccatttatttaaatgtcattttcaaatctttatttgcgaaaaagagaaaaggCAGAATGAAATCACACCTATGTACGCAACAAATTAGACATACGAAAGGAATTTTTTCGCGTTGTTTACCTCTGACCAAAACACAAGTCAGCTGTTTCAGCAGTCAGAAATTACACGTTAGTCCTTTCACCAAGATCACATCATTCAAACAGCTGTTTAGGGAGGCCAAAGTGAACAAACTCAGGCAGGGAAACGAATataaatggaaatagaaatataaataaataaacggataaattaataaattatgcgaCACTTGAAGCTtcatgaaatataatatacataaattacgTTTATTTATCCATTAATCGTCACTTCTTATTtcagtttatatatatatataacttttattttttatatatttttatactaacGGTAGTACCATCAAGTGCcccagcgataccaagcaggggcttgttgacgcgcggtcaaaacaaaatatatttttgaacagcatgcattaatcgaaaaccgcgaataaattttaaaaagacGTTGGACAGCTAATGAAATAAACTAgtattactatattaatagGGAAGAAAAATATGTTAGTAATAATGTATATGGGCAATTcagtgaataaaaaaaaacataacctgaaacaattttaaaaataagaaaagatcactcttatagctctagattagtgctttaattagagctaagaatggttttggaattttcttactgttttgttttctgttttgataattgcaaaaattaacaaattcgtacgcaacaccaaaaaatgaacgaatttatatattttatcgtaaaacagaacaagtttataaaatcaatcttagctctaaaaatagtgctaatccaaagctttaagaataaccttcacttatttttaaaattgttttagattatgttttttgtgttaaCTGTAAAggtggtcgcacgcgacactTAACAGTCAGCAACGGTCAGTAACAGAAGGAAGGTTCAGCAATAATAGACCACTACAGTAAGGTGGTAATAGGTTTCGGTTCCAATTTAAGTTACGAAGaccaaatatcaaaaattgtttgtgcAGCGCCTCAATCCTATCTTAAGAAACCCAATGCTGGGGATTCCAGATAAGATATCCATACTTAAGTATAGGACAAGTACTCCGCTTGCCCTATTTACAAGACAGAATATGTTTAGCTCTAGAGTATCatataaaacatacaaaagtaCCCGGGTGTGCTCTataacagaaggaagatcatttatgaacaaagtaAACAATAGAGGACCCAAATGACTACCCTGGGGTACACCAAAAGTAACTTggacacatttagatacaaagtcattataataaacattctgAATTCTGTTGGAAAGGTATGAGGAGATCCACTCAATTAGGCTATGAGCTAACCCTAAAAGATTAAGTTTATACAGTAAGAGGTGATGATTTACTGAGTCAAAGGCCTAACTAAAATGACatccgtttgcattttattctcaaTAAGTTAGTAGATGTGGACAAGAGGTGGAGAACATTCGATAGTCTGCGCCATCGATAGTGATTGATAGTTTCCATAAACTATCGACGATAGCAAGGAAAATCTATCGTCGATAGTTGTCGATAGcgcagtaaaagaaaaaaatatggaGAGCGTGTCGATAGTGGCCAACCATCGATAGTctcgatagtgccatcgatagttctccacctctagtCTCTAGGTATAATATACGATTTTTTTCAGATTTTTGGAAAAGAGCATCCATTAACAGAtaatttaaacatattaaGAGCGGTTTTCAGATACTACCAGCGCAATACCTTAGCACCGTGCCTGCCGAAAATGAAACAGAATATGTCGTTTGGAAAAGTCAGCAATTAAATCTGCAATATCAGGACCATTAGATAATGTCATATTCTCCAAGGACATTAATGCTGGCTAAGACGCGGATCTACGCTTCGAATTTATGAAGTCATAAAATCGTTTTGAATCACGTTGATATGTTATTCTGCACTTACGCAAATAATCATTATAACAGTTATGAGTGCGGAAAGCTGCTTGAGCACTAGAATAGCGGAGAAAATCAAGGGAAGAGCAAGTTTTCTTGAATCATTTGAGTTTTTGGGTGCCACAGAGCCCTTTTTTCAGGGATTTCGAAAATATTGACTATTTTGCCAGTGCTTTTGCTAAAAACAGTAATGAAGCTTTCATTTTAGGGATGCTACTTAAATTGTTGAGCAACaccataatttaataaaagcagaCAGTCAACAAATCAATTGATGAAGAAGAGCACGACCAAAATGTAAACGATTTCTGTTAAAATGTaaggaatttaattttaaataatttaagggGTAGGGCTAAAGAAATACACAATTCATTTGGCAAAAGGATTGGATGCGGATCGAAGAATACTTCGCTCTCTATAGTCTCCTTTTGCAGTTTCTTTTTGGGAGACTTCAGTTAGTCGcgcaatttcaataaaaatatttacaccgGCCTACTTTGAATTCAGCCGGCAACAGCTGATTACATCTCTAGCCGAGAATTACccaataataattgtttgtttggtagaagagaatttttttatttagaaaagtAAGATTTTATGCGAACTAAAATCTTATTTCTaagttttttattgcattgcagtttaattcatatttttaattattataaattaataaaaaaaaacaagtacaaaagctacagtcgagtggggtcgactgtgaaatacccgctacccgttttaagtaaaatcaaaatattacggtaatattctcaaaatttcGACAATTTTGATCTGATCCCActcaaattttaaagaattacaattactatagttattattgtaattcgcgactctagctttaaaattacgcatgtttttagattttttttgatatgcggggcgaaagtgggcgtggcaaaaatttgaaaccaaCTTCATCTGCGtgtaaacaacaaatgctgttgaaaaaaatgtatagctatatatgtatctcttatagtctccaAGACTCAGAcaatcatcaaaaatcaatgcgCAATTAGTTCTTACTTTTGTCAGTAAGCTTGAAAGggaatgaaaattataaatcgcgttcaaaaaaaaacaaaatacatacatatgtatgtacatatacatatgtatatgtattacCGACCGGGACTCGAACCCGCACACTACAACATGTTGGGCTTGctaattacgcttgttattcgatttttgttgatttgcgggggcgtccctgtaaatagaaaaaaaaatcgaagaGCAAGTGCAATTCTAAAACTAGAGTCACGATACATTTGGTTCAATCAGAACAACAGTCTTTATAATTTCTGATAGAAGTGGGTGTGTCcaaaatctaaaacaaactttaactCCGTACAATAACAAGTGataaagctacagtcgagtgtgctcgactgtgatatacccgcttcccactttaaataaaagctaaattcccaaaaatataccaaattaatataccaaaaataatcaaatatactgaaggttgtttttggtatatcgctAAAAACATAAATACCCCATGGAgcccaaaatataccagatcgtCAGCCAACACAACTAAGACCCAATTGCAATAATCGTTTTTTTGTCATATAAAAGCATTTCTTGAATTACTTCGACATCTTTTATCCGatagcaaccaaattttcaccaataataaataatgtagttATTATTGACTGCTaacattatatacatatacatatgataagtgctgtcgaaaacaaattatgtaTATCTCTATTTCTTAGTCTCCAAAATCCGAGTGTTCAGACAGACATACGGGCACGGCTTTATcttctcggctgttgatgctgatcaagaatataaatacatacatatgtatgtacacctaagggtaacgggtataaaaataaaataaaacagcgTGGCAAGAATTCACAATTTTTCGCATTGAACATTAGATGCACGCAAACAAATTCAGAATtacatactatgtatgtactaGCTGAATCGATCCAGCTCCGATTGATTTGCCCCCTATGAATTTGTTTCATGAGTAAGCTGCACTTTCTTGATTATTATGAAACTATactatttttgaaattattattataaacaattttttttttcaatttgtatgtCCAgggaaatatttcaatttttttttttaattttcaaagaaattttCGCTTTTAGTATCATGCCTTTTTAATGACAGTTCTTAGGTATTTAAAAGTACGGTTACATTAAACAGTGACCACgtgttgaaataatttttgtaatcaaaGATTAGCAAacaatgtgtgtatgtatgtatatacataccgtacatatgcatatacatcgtacatatgtatgtacatgcataCGCACAtgagtacatacatatgtacatacatgtgtacataCTGACGTtcatatgtatgaatgtacaTACGTTCGTGCCTCTGTTATAAAAATTCTTATGTATAGACATTTCTGAGATTAACTTTGGCATTTCCAATTCTTAAGCAGAACACAATGGATGCTATTTCCAACGGATGGTTTAGTGAAATCCAGGATGATTTGTGGCCCGGTCAATcgttttcattgaaaattaagCAGCTTCTTCATAAAGAAAAGTCAAAATTCCAAGACATTCAAGTGGTTGAAACGTAAGTTTTTTAATGTATCATAAGCATGCCAAGACAGtaaagaatacaaatatatgtatgttttttaaagaaagtttCATTACAAATATGAATGTAGAGTTCATATCTTCAAACTTCagaacatgaaaataaatttaggtTTAATAAGGTTGAACTCATTACATCAAAAGctactttattatatttaaattttgttcattaattttctgagaaattaaataaacattttctttttgtagtAGTTATGTACATTTTGCTtcacatttacatatgtaaaaataattatattgatttattcaattaaattcaatttatgacTAAACTGTGTGGAGTAAAGTATTAAAATTACCATTTTTGTACTTGAGTCGGCAAAACAATGTTTTTACGCTTATTTTGATTTACAGTTTTTGTATCCGAATTCGGATCACAagcgtttaaataaaaaattattgaacctagtaaaatgtattaaaaataagtaagaaaaatttaaatcatttgtaATAGATtgtcattttttaattattttcataattattgcTCAATTTGCAAAAACCATTATCAGCATGTGTTGTTTAGATTATGTGGCAACACAAAAGTGATAAAGATCACGGCAAACAagtaacaaattttaataacgtATATTCTGAATCTTATTtgttataatatatgtaactGATAACTCATTGGTATTTTTGGATAAAAGAATTCgatatttctgttttttttcagtGAAACATATGGAAGGTGTCTAATATTAGACGGAATCATTCAATGCACATCCCGAGATGAATTTTCATATCAagaaatgatttcatttttgccGCTTTGTTGCCATCCTAATCCAGAGAAAGTTCTGATTGTTGGTGGCGGAGATGGCGGTGTGGCTCGCGAAGTTGTAAAGCATCCATTGGTTAAGGAAGTGCATCAAGTAGAAATTGACGATCGAGTTGTTGAATTGTCTAAGAAATATCTTCCTAGTATGGCTTGCGGTTTTGAGAGCGAAAAAGTAAAACTTACTATCGGTGATGGCTttgaatatatgaaaaatcacaaaaatgaatttgatgtGATTATAACCGATAGTTCAGATCCAATCGGTCCTGCGGTCAGCTTATTCCAAGATAGTTACTATGAGTTACTCAAAAATGCCCTACGAGAAGGAGGTGTAGTGTGCTCTCAAGGCGGAAGTTTTTGGTTAGATTTTGATTACGTTAAAAAAACCATGAATGGTTGCAAATTGCACTTTCCAAAAGTTGGCTATGCAATAACTTCTATCCCGTCGTATCCATGTGGTCATATAGGATTTATAATAGGATCCCTAGATGCAAACAGATGTCTTCGTGATCCAATAAAAAAGTTTGAGTCAACAGAAATTGATTCGTTACATTTGAAATACTACACAAGCCAAATTCATTCAGCAGCTTTCACATTACCGCGATGgattgaaaaacatttttacgCCTAACGctaaaaaaacaataatattgtaaaaagcaatttgtgtgtatttaaataataaagaaataattgcCTTCCGGTTATAAggcaaatatacatatatatgttaactatttgttgtattataataaacttttttgtttttaacactaataaatatagttaaaatcaattaagttTATAAGAACATCTAAACTCTTATAGGGACAATAAGTAAAAAAGCttcagtcaagtgtgctccaCTGTGAGATAACGCTATCCATTTTACAATATATGCAaactgttattattattatattaacaataaataagatGTCATTTGAAAATCGGTATTAACTCACATGATTTGAGACCAAAACGtacgttttcgtttttaggtgATCCAGTATTCACAAATTTGTGGTCATCGTTTTGCTATTGGACGTTTTATTTCGTATTATTGAAACAGCTGACGTGTGTTTTAGTCAGAAGTAAACAACGCGAAAAAATGCATTCGTATGTTTTATTTACTACGTGGATAGAATTCACATTAGGATTATTTTACCCTGCATAGATGATTTATGCCTTCCTGAAAGAAATTTACTTACCTTTGGtctttttggcaaataaaGATTTGAAACTTACTTTAAATCAGTGGAacggcaatcagctgtttcccaCAATAAAGGGGATGTCATCATTTAGCCGATTTCATTCCAGTGATTTcatcaacttttttttgtatacaattttagcacttaactaattaaattaaatcaattattttttaaaaaacatattttacccaACTTCAACAAATGTAATGCCATATTTAATGTCATTATTGAAGTATTTTTTACTTGCTTTTCATTCCACCAAAAGTATGACAGCTTAGGCGATAACTCATGGTGTCGGACTTATCGGTCGCTCACCATAACGAAAATGGTTGTTGCCGAcggcaaaattttatttgcaaatttgagGTGGGGTCAGAAACTagtcgttttaaaaataattacatgcCTAATTGATCTTCTGACGGTCTTAAAAAAACGACAATAAACCAATGactcaactattttttttgttttgcaaattcGATCCGATTTGGTGTAGAAAAAGGTATTTACTTTACATTTCGGCAAGACAAACTTGCACGTTTTGCAATTAGAAAGAATCTTGTGAAACTGGGGCAAACAAGTAAATAAGACTCACcatcttttttctttatgcCTACTAAAGTTCATCACGTAGATGTGAACGGTAGGAAATAGCCAGGTTTGCACCGGTATTGGAGCCATTTGTGGTGGATCAGGTAGTGCGTTAAGGATCTTGCATTTTTGACAAAATGATTTGTAAAGCACATGGAATATGGTATTGCTGATAGTGGTTTTATGATTTTCATgatttcattccattttcatGATGGAATTTGACTATCAAAACAGATGTGTACTGCTCTCTGCAAGACTTTTAGgtctttcttgttgttgatAGTATCAGCTCTGCCTTGATTGATTTCGTTGACATTCAATCCATAAATCTAGATACATATGTGTACTTACGACTATGCGCGCctgtttataaaaaaaagctttCTGCTCTACAAACCATTTCTGTACCCAAGTTTTCAGGCATGATTGCAgttaatttttacttttagaCGCTCTATGTATAATATGGACGTGGCCAGGAAATATTATTGGGAATTTGCCTTATACGAAAACCTATCGTAATTTGgatgtacatatatagctCCGGTGAATTAGACACGAAGGGAGGCGTTCGAAAACTATCAAGAGCATTTAGCAAATTTCCCACTTTGATGCTactgttgatttttgttgcGGCATCAGGGAAATTGAGTTTCTTCTGAATTCATCGTCGCTTTGCTACATCGGAAGTATTCAATATTTCCCCGACTCTATGCATGAcgaattgttgaaattttggTAGGTTAGTCTTTAGCCATTGCGAAATGGTTTTCGAATCCGACCCGAATGTGACGGTATCTTTTAGACCACGTACTTTTAGAACTCGGAGTTTCATACGCGGAATACACACAGGCTTCAGCGTTGCGACTTTGCGTATGGCTGCTGTTAGAAGACAGCCATACGTATTACCATCATAGAATTTCAGTTGCTTGCACTTGCAGTGGTAGCAGTCGTTATGAAGGCATCTATTTATCCCATCCGATGGTTGCCCCCCAAACACGCTGAAATAGGATTTTAAATTTGACGGTGTAAAATGACAGCAATCCAAAGGGGTCAAATATCGACATAAGGACTTGTATTATCTCTAGTTTAGATGGGATTGGATTCAACGCAGACGTGCTCACCTAAGAATGTACTTTAAATCATCAGTTCTGTGCATAACATTTTCTCGGTGACTTTAAGCTGCACTGGACTCTTGACAGAGTTTGACACCCAAGTAGCGTAGCTCGAATCCGCCTGCCTGATGAATTGACCGCAACTGTGCATCACCACATTCACTGAGGTGGCTTCGATTCGAGTTGTGTCGCTAGTCCATTGAAGACAAAATTGGAATGGTTCACCTTTAATGCCTCTCTGTGCATCCGTCCAAGCCACACGGTTTTTTGAGAAAGCATACCttgctattattttttaaatatagcaCGCCTTTTTTGACCTAACAGTCGCCTATCTATACTTCCCAGAGGAACGTTGAAATTCGCCTTACTGAATGATAGGATATTCCGTTAATATACATGTAATGCAAATGCTGATTGCGGCTTTTCACGCGCTTTTAATATGTGCGTTTACTCTGCTTACTAACGGCGATTCAACAGTTAAAGCTGCTTATGCTATTTGATATAGCCAATCGCTGAATTCCTTAATAATTAGTATCGCCAGCCTTTAGCCTGTCTCAATATTTACGGTCGCATCTACGGCAAGTGATGCTTCCACTTATCACACTGCACCCAATCAGCTGATTTCGTGTCATAAGTATCATAAGcctatttgcattttaataagtTAGAAATAATGTCTTGAAATCTATTGTTGATAAAATCGTCTTTCGATGCGACAAAATTACAGATATTATTTGGAAATGATATCAATCCGCTCGATTCATCGACAGGTACTTGACCATTACTTATAGTCAATTCCTCAGAGAAATCTTCTGCAGATGTATCATTAAGCGATGCAACTCTCATGTTTATTGTCAGCTGCAGTTTACTCACATAGCGCCTTAGATTCGACGTTTTGAGGCAAGCATTTATTTCGTCGGCAGCCGTAGATCTTGGAACTACTGGCAGTGTTTGGCGGAAATAACCAGACAGTAAAATCATTGCTCGTCCAAAACATCTCGAGTCATTCCGTAAATCTTTCAATGGTCGCTTAAGTGCCTTCGTCCAAGATGATGATTTTCGATGCCGATAAAACTTTGCCCACTGaattt
It encodes:
- the LOC117573185 gene encoding spermidine synthase, with translation MDAISNGWFSEIQDDLWPGQSFSLKIKQLLHKEKSKFQDIQVVETETYGRCLILDGIIQCTSRDEFSYQEMISFLPLCCHPNPEKVLIVGGGDGGVAREVVKHPLVKEVHQVEIDDRVVELSKKYLPSMACGFESEKVKLTIGDGFEYMKNHKNEFDVIITDSSDPIGPAVSLFQDSYYELLKNALREGGVVCSQGGSFWLDFDYVKKTMNGCKLHFPKVGYAITSIPSYPCGHIGFIIGSLDANRCLRDPIKKFESTEIDSLHLKYYTSQIHSAAFTLPRWIEKHFYA